Proteins encoded within one genomic window of Thermomicrobiales bacterium:
- a CDS encoding sulfurtransferase yields the protein MNRRAFLAGALTVGFASRMTVAVAATPVATPSGYAHAEWLADPAWLAAHLGEESLAVIALAPPDEFEQGHIPGAVQVDWPDLALTESARIDDWRDQMEMLVTKLGIERSDTVVIYDGGTIYAPRLWWILYQLGHADIRILNGGLPAWTSFGGELETGATTPIAAPEPYVGQPDDAAIATVDQVVAALDDPDTVLVDARTPDEYAVGHIPGAVLFPFTDVVVDKQPPLWKPAEELRAAFAALDVTPDKRVIPYCSTGVRSAALYFTLRLIGYEEVALFSGSYAEWTADPTRPVEQGAGS from the coding sequence GTGAATCGACGCGCATTCCTTGCTGGCGCACTGACCGTTGGATTTGCGTCGCGCATGACTGTGGCGGTGGCGGCCACGCCAGTCGCCACTCCAAGCGGATACGCGCATGCGGAATGGCTGGCGGATCCCGCCTGGCTTGCTGCCCATCTCGGTGAGGAGTCGCTGGCGGTCATTGCGCTTGCTCCACCGGACGAGTTCGAGCAGGGGCACATTCCGGGCGCGGTGCAGGTCGATTGGCCCGACCTCGCATTGACCGAATCGGCGCGAATCGACGATTGGCGCGACCAGATGGAAATGCTCGTGACGAAACTCGGGATCGAGCGTTCCGACACGGTGGTCATCTACGACGGCGGAACGATCTACGCTCCTCGACTTTGGTGGATTCTGTATCAGTTGGGCCATGCGGACATCCGCATCCTGAACGGCGGTCTGCCTGCCTGGACGTCGTTCGGTGGAGAACTGGAGACTGGCGCCACGACGCCGATTGCCGCGCCGGAGCCATACGTCGGTCAGCCCGATGACGCGGCGATTGCCACGGTCGATCAAGTGGTTGCCGCCCTCGACGACCCTGACACTGTGCTCGTCGATGCTCGGACACCGGACGAATACGCCGTAGGGCACATTCCCGGCGCGGTCCTCTTTCCCTTTACCGATGTTGTCGTGGACAAGCAACCACCTCTATGGAAACCGGCCGAGGAGTTGCGCGCCGCGTTTGCGGCCCTCGACGTCACGCCGGACAAGCGCGTAATTCCGTATTGCTCGACCGGTGTTCGCTCCGCCGCGCTCTATTTCACGCTGCGCCTCATCGGGTACGAGGAGGTCGCGCTCTTTAGCGGGTCCTACGCCGAGTGGACCGCCGACCCGACACGTCCTGTGGAGCAAGGCGCGGGAAGCTAG
- the gltX gene encoding glutamate--tRNA ligase: MTNPTIAIDRPVRVRYAPSPTGLLHVGGARTTLFNWLFAKGEAERLGFGGTMILRIEDTDRNRLVEGATEGILEILHWFGVDWDEGPDVGGPHGPYVQSERLALYQQGAQQLIDSGNAYRCFCSPERLQQLRDEQREKGLPPGYDRHCRHLSQAEIDEKLAAGATFVVRFAMPREGTTQVYDLIRGESTFQNVNLEDLVLLKSDGYPTYHLANVIDDHDMEITHIMRGEEWIPTAPVHIRLYAAFGWDPPAIAHMPLILAPGGGKLSKRHGSTAMEEFRSQGYLPEALMNYLALLGWSLDGTTEIFSRDELLEKWSLERVSPSPATFDYDKLRWFNQQYINHVLDLDDLTARVVPFLIEAGLVTDTALDPASGEYARVREVTAVLKDRLVLLSDAPELMSFFVRDELDPYDPALLIPKKTDAAQALAALQGSLAVFDAGTVTDEAATESSLRALADQLGLKAGQLFMPIRVAVTGRTESPGLFETLRVIGDDRVRARVRAAIAALEASQ; encoded by the coding sequence ATGACCAATCCGACCATTGCCATCGACCGCCCCGTTCGCGTGCGTTACGCCCCCAGCCCGACCGGGCTGCTTCATGTCGGCGGCGCCCGCACCACGCTCTTCAATTGGCTCTTCGCCAAGGGAGAAGCGGAACGGCTCGGGTTTGGCGGAACCATGATCCTCCGTATCGAGGATACCGATCGCAACCGGCTGGTCGAGGGCGCCACCGAGGGCATTCTGGAAATCCTGCACTGGTTCGGCGTCGATTGGGACGAAGGCCCCGATGTCGGCGGCCCACACGGACCCTATGTACAGAGCGAGCGGTTGGCGCTCTACCAGCAGGGCGCGCAGCAGTTGATCGATTCGGGAAACGCGTATCGGTGCTTCTGCAGCCCGGAGCGACTGCAACAGCTGCGCGACGAGCAACGCGAGAAGGGGCTTCCGCCTGGATACGATCGCCATTGCCGCCATCTTTCCCAGGCGGAGATCGACGAGAAGCTCGCTGCGGGCGCGACCTTTGTCGTCCGCTTTGCTATGCCGCGTGAGGGCACGACCCAGGTCTACGATCTGATCCGCGGCGAATCGACCTTTCAAAATGTCAACCTGGAAGACCTCGTGCTGCTCAAGTCCGACGGCTATCCGACCTATCACCTGGCCAACGTCATCGACGATCATGACATGGAGATCACCCACATCATGCGCGGCGAGGAGTGGATTCCGACCGCGCCCGTGCACATTCGCCTCTATGCCGCCTTTGGGTGGGACCCGCCGGCGATCGCGCACATGCCGCTGATCCTGGCGCCTGGCGGCGGCAAGCTGTCGAAACGGCATGGCTCGACCGCCATGGAGGAGTTCCGCTCCCAGGGATATCTGCCCGAAGCGCTGATGAACTACCTGGCGCTGCTCGGTTGGAGTCTCGACGGCACGACCGAGATTTTCTCGCGGGACGAACTGCTCGAGAAATGGTCGCTGGAGCGAGTCAGCCCGTCACCTGCGACGTTCGACTATGACAAGCTCCGCTGGTTCAACCAGCAGTACATCAACCATGTTCTCGATCTGGACGATCTGACCGCGCGGGTCGTTCCATTCCTCATCGAGGCCGGGCTCGTGACCGACACCGCGCTCGATCCGGCCAGCGGCGAGTATGCCCGGGTGCGCGAGGTGACTGCTGTGCTCAAGGACCGGCTCGTGCTGTTGAGCGACGCGCCAGAACTCATGTCGTTCTTCGTCAGGGATGAACTCGATCCCTACGACCCCGCGCTGCTGATTCCCAAGAAGACCGATGCCGCGCAGGCGCTGGCCGCGTTGCAGGGATCGCTGGCGGTGTTCGACGCTGGCACGGTAACGGACGAAGCTGCCACCGAATCGTCGCTCCGCGCGTTGGCCGACCAGCTTGGGCTCAAGGCCGGGCAGCTCTTCATGCCGATCCGCGTTGCGGTCACCGGCCGCACCGAATCGCCAGGACTGTTCGAGACATTGCGCGTCATCGGCGATGATCGGGTCCGGGCTCGGGTGCGCGCTGCCATCGCTGCCCTCGAGGCAAGCCAGTAG
- a CDS encoding META domain-containing protein, protein MKRLVATLGLALMAAVSTFGGAMAQDASPVASPAAAGGIPPIVWESNDFLPTVSSGTPGADAITLGSEYWVQFLPDGGFSFRADCNGGFGSYEMDGSSVTLGPLGTTLMLCPDGGRGGEFIDALTSVTSWEIDQSGASDMLVLTTADGTNLTFDAAITGVVWQWSETQMSDDTVVTPNNPEDYYLSFSPDGSVVGQIDCNRAFGSYTTDGSQITMMLATTRMHCGDDSQDTAYALNLAQVTSFVIRDGKLALAMPMDAGIVIYEPVLD, encoded by the coding sequence ATGAAACGATTGGTTGCAACGCTCGGGTTGGCCCTGATGGCCGCGGTGAGCACATTCGGTGGCGCGATGGCGCAAGATGCATCGCCGGTCGCATCGCCCGCGGCAGCCGGTGGAATTCCGCCGATCGTGTGGGAGTCGAACGACTTCCTGCCCACGGTCAGTTCCGGCACACCCGGAGCAGATGCGATCACGCTGGGAAGCGAATATTGGGTGCAGTTCCTTCCGGACGGCGGCTTCAGTTTCCGCGCGGATTGCAATGGTGGCTTCGGCAGCTATGAAATGGATGGCTCCAGCGTGACGCTCGGCCCGCTCGGGACCACGCTCATGCTCTGCCCGGACGGTGGCCGGGGCGGCGAGTTCATCGACGCGCTGACATCGGTCACCAGTTGGGAAATCGACCAGAGCGGCGCGAGCGATATGCTGGTGCTGACCACGGCTGATGGAACGAATCTGACCTTCGATGCCGCGATCACCGGTGTCGTGTGGCAGTGGTCTGAAACCCAGATGAGCGATGACACGGTCGTCACGCCGAACAATCCGGAGGACTACTACCTCAGCTTTTCACCGGACGGCTCCGTTGTTGGGCAGATCGACTGCAACCGCGCGTTCGGCAGCTACACCACCGATGGCAGCCAGATCACCATGATGCTGGCAACCACACGCATGCACTGTGGCGACGATTCCCAGGACACGGCGTATGCCCTGAATCTCGCCCAGGTCACCAGCTTTGTGATCCGCGATGGCAAGCTGGCGCTGGCGATGCCGATGGACGCTGGTATCGTTATCTACGAGCCGGTTCTCGACTAG
- a CDS encoding LLM class flavin-dependent oxidoreductase produces the protein MARHPWVAKADDGVRWGMQVVVPARRDALPQLMDVARQMEALGFDSLFIMDHPALHADPYIALSGAAAVTERLYLGQLVMAATYRHPAFVARMQADLDNLSGGRSILGVGSGWFQAEYAMMNLDFPGIGRRQKDLDELIEVVDGLWSGAPYTHHGETFDIDGMQIDPPPARRPPVLVGGSGKKGTLRQVATWGDACNVNEAAKLNVPGATDAERFAQVAEIYAALDGHLDDLGRPRNEVLKSHFTSMLVLAPTQAEADARADAIDTSKSTSAGARSNGRSFLASASVDRAVAYYQGLRNAGAQYFVVQVEQDDTETMFLLANAVMPNVS, from the coding sequence ATGGCTCGACATCCATGGGTCGCCAAAGCTGACGACGGGGTCCGCTGGGGTATGCAAGTGGTGGTGCCTGCACGGAGGGATGCGTTGCCGCAGCTGATGGACGTTGCCCGGCAAATGGAAGCGTTGGGGTTCGATTCGCTCTTCATCATGGATCACCCCGCGCTGCATGCCGATCCGTACATTGCGCTCTCAGGCGCGGCCGCGGTAACTGAACGGCTCTATCTCGGGCAGCTCGTGATGGCCGCCACCTATCGCCATCCCGCGTTCGTTGCCCGCATGCAGGCCGACCTGGACAACCTCTCTGGTGGGCGCTCGATCCTCGGCGTGGGGTCTGGCTGGTTCCAGGCCGAGTACGCCATGATGAACCTCGACTTTCCCGGAATCGGTCGTCGCCAGAAAGACCTGGATGAGCTGATCGAGGTCGTCGATGGGCTGTGGTCGGGCGCTCCGTACACGCATCATGGCGAGACGTTTGATATCGACGGCATGCAGATCGATCCGCCACCCGCGCGACGGCCGCCTGTGCTGGTTGGCGGCAGCGGAAAGAAAGGCACGTTGCGTCAGGTTGCTACCTGGGGCGATGCCTGCAATGTCAACGAGGCGGCGAAGTTGAATGTGCCTGGCGCGACCGATGCCGAGCGGTTCGCCCAGGTGGCGGAAATCTACGCAGCGCTCGACGGGCATCTCGACGATCTGGGACGCCCGCGCAACGAGGTGCTGAAATCGCACTTCACGTCCATGCTCGTGCTTGCGCCCACACAGGCGGAAGCCGATGCGCGCGCCGATGCCATCGATACGTCGAAATCGACCTCTGCCGGCGCACGCAGCAATGGGCGCTCATTTCTGGCGTCGGCTTCGGTCGACCGCGCCGTTGCCTACTATCAGGGGCTGCGGAACGCCGGCGCGCAGTACTTCGTCGTCCAGGTCGAGCAAGACGACACCGAAACCATGTTCCTCCTCGCCAACGCGGTCATGCCAAACGTAAGTTAG
- a CDS encoding SH3 domain-containing protein encodes MLRSPLRASRWLTTILVLCLVSSAIVFQPHARAATDLELGADAEVADAQGDNVNLRDSPSYTGNVLTSVPEGWLVNVLDGPFTDDLDGTVWYQVVARGQTGYMLSDYLRTPDGDVAPAAAATTTANVNLRSGPGTSYGVLLVIPNGATVNTTGSVQNGFTQLTYNGVTGWSASQYISTGSGSTTATVIDGALNLRSGPGTNYSVVTVMPGGATVTITGSLTNGFYPVRYGTYTGYAYAAYLQIGSNPTPVPTTPSGQTATVIDGALNLRSGPGTSYSVILVMPGGSTVTITGALQNGFYPVRYGSTNGYASATYLQIGGTPSSPTPTAPAIDTATVIDGSLNLRSGPGTNYSILTVMPDGATVSITGSLVNGFYPVRYNGINGYASATYLALSSQPTPTSVPNTPTQQPTEPAWTTANVNLRSGPGMNYSVIQVVPSGSAVTVTGSATNNYYPVTYSGVAGYISADYLTFDEPTTPGPGDGLLIWPVSGGSWTIIQGYNGGTHNGQTYMYSFDLQRTDGEQATIGQPVYAPASGTVLWTSGGLLIGMGNGYGIALFHITLSPGITSGTVVTQGQQVGTISGPGGTGYQVTPHVDMTLWELPNGGGTPRISTPYTGQFAISGREFPPGALEFNTWGGTVFNP; translated from the coding sequence ATGCTCCGCTCCCCGCTCCGGGCCAGTCGTTGGCTCACGACCATTCTGGTGCTCTGCCTGGTTTCCAGCGCCATCGTGTTCCAACCGCACGCGAGAGCGGCCACTGACCTGGAGTTGGGCGCAGATGCCGAAGTGGCCGACGCGCAGGGTGACAATGTCAACCTGCGGGATTCTCCGTCCTACACCGGTAATGTGTTGACCAGCGTGCCCGAGGGCTGGCTGGTGAACGTGCTCGACGGGCCGTTCACCGACGACCTGGATGGCACCGTCTGGTATCAGGTCGTGGCGCGGGGGCAGACCGGATACATGCTGTCCGACTATCTGCGCACCCCTGATGGCGATGTCGCTCCCGCTGCGGCGGCGACTACGACCGCCAATGTCAATCTGCGTTCTGGGCCAGGCACGAGCTATGGCGTATTGCTTGTCATTCCCAATGGCGCCACTGTCAATACCACCGGTTCGGTTCAGAATGGCTTTACGCAGCTGACCTACAACGGCGTCACCGGCTGGTCGGCGAGCCAATACATCTCCACTGGCAGCGGCAGCACAACCGCCACAGTGATCGACGGCGCCCTCAACCTCCGCTCCGGCCCTGGAACGAACTATTCCGTCGTGACCGTCATGCCGGGCGGGGCTACGGTGACCATTACCGGTTCGCTGACCAACGGGTTCTATCCGGTTCGCTATGGCACGTATACCGGCTACGCGTACGCGGCCTATCTGCAGATCGGCTCCAATCCCACCCCGGTTCCGACGACACCCTCGGGTCAGACGGCAACGGTGATCGACGGAGCCCTCAATCTCCGATCAGGTCCAGGGACTAGTTACTCGGTCATCCTGGTGATGCCCGGCGGATCGACGGTCACGATCACCGGCGCGCTGCAGAACGGCTTCTACCCGGTTCGCTACGGGTCGACCAATGGCTATGCCTCTGCGACGTATCTGCAAATCGGTGGCACGCCGTCATCGCCAACGCCGACCGCTCCGGCGATCGACACGGCCACCGTGATCGATGGGTCGCTCAATCTGCGCTCAGGCCCAGGCACGAACTACTCCATCCTGACGGTCATGCCGGACGGCGCCACGGTGAGCATCACCGGCAGCCTGGTGAACGGTTTCTACCCGGTTCGCTACAACGGCATCAATGGATACGCCTCGGCGACCTACCTGGCGCTCAGTTCGCAACCGACCCCGACTTCGGTCCCGAACACACCGACCCAACAGCCGACCGAGCCTGCCTGGACGACCGCCAATGTCAACTTGCGTTCCGGTCCTGGCATGAACTACAGCGTCATCCAGGTCGTGCCGAGTGGCTCCGCTGTCACCGTCACCGGCAGCGCAACCAACAACTACTATCCGGTGACCTATTCCGGCGTGGCTGGGTACATCTCGGCAGACTACCTGACCTTCGATGAGCCCACGACGCCGGGCCCCGGTGATGGACTGCTGATCTGGCCGGTTTCCGGCGGTAGCTGGACGATCATCCAGGGATACAACGGGGGCACGCACAACGGTCAGACCTACATGTACTCCTTCGACCTGCAGCGCACCGATGGGGAGCAAGCAACGATCGGCCAGCCAGTCTACGCCCCGGCCTCTGGCACCGTGCTCTGGACCAGCGGCGGGCTCCTGATCGGTATGGGGAATGGCTACGGCATCGCCCTCTTCCATATCACCCTGAGTCCGGGGATCACGTCGGGGACGGTCGTCACGCAGGGGCAGCAGGTCGGCACGATCTCTGGTCCGGGCGGCACCGGCTACCAGGTCACGCCGCATGTCGATATGACCCTCTGGGAACTTCCGAACGGCGGTGGCACTCCGCGCATCTCCACCCCATACACCGGTCAGTTCGCGATTTCCGGGCGAGAGTTCCCACCGGGCGCGCTCGAATTCAACACCTGGGGCGGCACGGTCTTCAATCCGTAA
- a CDS encoding aminotransferase class III-fold pyridoxal phosphate-dependent enzyme gives MSSADRMFMHGFTYSGHPVACNVALRNIQILEEEDLATNAKVGGDALRAELHRLLDDHAHVGDIRGIGQMTLVEMVENKETKAKYDPALKMGDKLTMETRKNGIIVRCTNDGVAVAPPLTLTTEQAKTVAEAVAASIETILV, from the coding sequence ATGTCCAGCGCGGATCGCATGTTCATGCATGGATTCACGTACTCCGGACACCCGGTTGCGTGCAACGTCGCGCTGCGCAACATCCAGATCCTCGAAGAGGAAGATCTCGCCACCAATGCCAAGGTCGGTGGCGATGCGTTGCGCGCCGAACTGCATCGGCTGCTCGATGACCACGCGCATGTCGGCGATATTCGCGGAATTGGCCAGATGACGCTGGTCGAAATGGTCGAGAACAAGGAGACCAAAGCCAAGTACGACCCGGCGCTGAAGATGGGCGACAAGCTGACGATGGAAACGCGCAAGAACGGGATCATCGTGCGCTGCACCAATGACGGCGTCGCCGTCGCGCCGCCGCTGACCCTGACGACGGAGCAGGCGAAGACCGTCGCAGAGGCGGTTGCTGCGTCGATCGAGACGATCCTGGTCTAG
- a CDS encoding endo alpha-1,4 polygalactosaminidase: protein MLPRWMNGMAIVAIVFALSAPARTGADAVWEPSAGATWQIQLSEPLQGDPLAVQVYDLDGFETSAETVAALHARGIRVLCYMSMGTWEDWRPDAGAYPAEVLGNAWDEWPGERFVDIRRIDLLAPILSARLDLCAEKGFDAVEPDNIDIYGNDAEVTGFPLTEQDQLAFNRWLADAAHARGLAIGQKNAPELTDHLVVRYDFAVTEDCLADDWCDEVIPYLEAGKPVFAIEYTDRLAADEFLAACTATTQPYSFILKHRELDAWRLDCG, encoded by the coding sequence ATGCTGCCTCGGTGGATGAACGGAATGGCCATCGTTGCCATTGTGTTCGCGCTTTCGGCACCGGCGAGGACAGGCGCGGATGCCGTTTGGGAACCGAGTGCCGGGGCGACATGGCAGATCCAGCTCAGCGAACCGTTGCAGGGCGATCCGCTCGCGGTGCAGGTCTACGATCTGGACGGTTTCGAGACGAGCGCGGAGACCGTGGCGGCCTTGCACGCGAGAGGAATTCGCGTGTTGTGCTACATGAGCATGGGGACGTGGGAAGATTGGCGCCCCGACGCCGGCGCCTATCCCGCGGAAGTGCTCGGCAATGCCTGGGACGAATGGCCGGGCGAGCGTTTCGTGGATATTCGCCGCATCGATCTGCTGGCTCCGATTCTCTCAGCGCGGCTCGATCTCTGCGCGGAGAAAGGATTCGATGCGGTCGAGCCGGACAACATCGATATCTATGGCAACGACGCCGAGGTCACCGGGTTTCCCTTGACCGAGCAGGACCAGCTTGCATTCAATCGTTGGTTGGCCGATGCGGCCCATGCGCGTGGTCTTGCGATCGGCCAGAAGAATGCCCCGGAACTCACCGACCACTTGGTGGTGCGCTATGACTTTGCCGTGACCGAGGATTGTCTGGCCGACGACTGGTGCGATGAGGTCATTCCCTACTTGGAGGCGGGCAAGCCGGTCTTTGCCATCGAGTACACCGATCGCCTGGCGGCCGACGAGTTCCTGGCGGCCTGCACAGCGACCACGCAACCCTACTCGTTCATCCTCAAGCATCGCGAACTCGATGCCTGGCGCCTCGACTGTGGGTAG
- a CDS encoding cupin domain-containing protein, which produces MPDTIDFRHLLEGEIRSFRFEGYQHGGLDASFFIIHYLQPGTGPGLHTHPYPEIFITLEGEALMTHGDEQQVVRAGDIVIVPANTPHKFVSQGDVPLKQVDIHITDRMVQVELE; this is translated from the coding sequence ATGCCTGACACGATCGATTTTCGACATCTGCTCGAGGGGGAGATCCGCTCGTTTCGCTTCGAGGGATATCAGCACGGAGGGTTGGATGCATCGTTCTTCATCATCCACTACCTGCAACCAGGCACCGGACCAGGTTTGCACACCCATCCCTATCCCGAGATCTTTATCACGCTCGAAGGTGAGGCATTGATGACGCATGGGGACGAGCAACAGGTGGTGCGGGCTGGCGACATCGTGATCGTGCCAGCGAATACGCCGCACAAGTTCGTCAGCCAGGGAGATGTGCCCCTGAAACAGGTGGACATTCACATCACCGACAGGATGGTGCAGGTCGAACTGGAATAA
- a CDS encoding DinB family protein, producing the protein MLRNQLIERYREGPAEVDRALAGITEDELDFRIADGEWTPREVVHHLADSEMTSAIRIRRLIAEKEPLIVGYDQEEFARRLYYGRPIAGSLLALAGARMSTADFLAEFQESDWERFGTHSEFPGPFTVIGWLEYYADHAHDHADQIRRSRAAYRQRAGVSG; encoded by the coding sequence GTGCTACGTAATCAATTGATCGAACGCTATCGAGAGGGCCCTGCTGAGGTCGACCGCGCGCTTGCCGGAATCACCGAGGACGAGCTCGATTTCCGCATCGCCGACGGGGAATGGACCCCGCGTGAAGTCGTGCATCACCTGGCGGACAGCGAAATGACGTCGGCTATCCGCATCCGCCGGCTGATTGCTGAGAAGGAGCCGCTGATCGTTGGGTACGATCAGGAGGAATTCGCCCGCAGGCTCTACTACGGGCGTCCGATCGCGGGTTCGCTTTTGGCGCTCGCGGGCGCCCGCATGTCGACTGCCGACTTCCTTGCGGAGTTTCAGGAGAGCGACTGGGAGCGTTTTGGGACCCACTCGGAGTTCCCCGGGCCATTCACCGTGATCGGTTGGCTTGAGTACTACGCCGACCACGCGCACGACCACGCTGACCAAATTCGACGATCGCGTGCGGCGTACCGCCAGCGAGCGGGCGTTTCCGGCTAG
- a CDS encoding ABC-F family ATP-binding cassette domain-containing protein — protein sequence MALLLQANGISYAHGGHQVFENVSFEIKSGDRLALLGPNGAGKSTLFRLLSGELTPQSGAVTARRGLHIGYLHQETAIDPEMTVLETVALAAGDPDALDLHLTRLELRMGEPLDDEQLTAVMDEYTHTLARIEEVRDDRVPLPGADILSGLRVPEADWGKPVGQLSGGEKKIVALAGLLAAQPDVLLLDEPDNHLDLEAKAWLERLLSRSDGAVATITHDRYFVDRISNRIFELTHGKITVYHGNYSYYRAERQSRHERATELRELQEREFKKLKASAEQLTQWARQNPKFAPRAENMRRKLEEEREKLEATRIPNLDRRPANFSFSTERGATVVLDAHAASFAYPHRDIARPFDLEIRIGERIGLVGPNGAGKTSLLRVLAGQVAPTSGSVRLGPAVVLGWYAQEQENLPAKLTAIEYIRRLQPYNEQQAISFLGSLQLDREVGMTQIGRLSGGEKARLQIAGLILGGANFLVLDEPTNNLDLQAIEALETALGDFPGTILSVSHDRYFLERICTRTLELRDGILTDYPGNFAWYDEHPENGVILTTATAVR from the coding sequence ATGGCGCTTCTGTTACAGGCAAACGGTATTAGCTATGCCCACGGCGGGCACCAAGTCTTCGAGAACGTTTCGTTCGAGATCAAGTCCGGCGACCGGCTCGCGCTCCTGGGCCCGAACGGGGCAGGAAAGTCGACCCTCTTTCGCCTGCTGTCAGGAGAGCTGACACCGCAATCGGGCGCGGTGACGGCACGCCGCGGGTTGCATATCGGGTACCTGCATCAGGAGACGGCAATCGACCCCGAAATGACCGTGCTGGAAACGGTTGCTTTGGCAGCGGGCGATCCGGACGCGCTCGATTTGCATCTCACTCGGCTCGAACTCCGCATGGGTGAACCGCTCGACGATGAGCAGCTCACTGCGGTCATGGACGAATACACCCACACACTTGCGCGCATCGAAGAGGTGCGTGACGATCGGGTGCCGTTGCCGGGCGCCGACATTCTTTCTGGATTGCGAGTGCCCGAAGCCGATTGGGGAAAACCGGTTGGGCAGCTATCCGGTGGGGAGAAGAAGATCGTCGCGCTGGCCGGCTTGCTGGCGGCGCAGCCAGATGTGCTCTTGCTCGACGAACCCGACAACCACCTCGACCTGGAAGCCAAGGCGTGGCTGGAACGGTTGCTCAGCAGGTCGGACGGCGCCGTTGCGACGATCACCCATGACCGCTATTTCGTCGATCGCATCTCGAACCGCATCTTCGAGCTCACTCACGGCAAGATCACCGTCTATCACGGGAACTACAGCTATTACCGCGCGGAGCGGCAATCTCGTCATGAGCGGGCCACCGAGCTGCGCGAGCTCCAGGAGCGCGAGTTCAAGAAGCTCAAAGCCAGCGCCGAGCAGCTCACCCAATGGGCGCGCCAAAACCCGAAGTTCGCCCCGCGTGCTGAAAACATGCGGCGCAAGCTCGAAGAAGAACGCGAAAAGCTGGAGGCGACCCGAATACCCAATCTCGATCGTCGCCCGGCCAACTTCTCGTTCTCGACCGAGCGCGGCGCGACCGTCGTGCTGGATGCACACGCCGCTTCGTTCGCCTACCCGCATCGCGACATCGCCAGGCCGTTCGATTTGGAGATCCGTATTGGCGAGCGCATTGGTTTGGTGGGTCCGAATGGAGCGGGAAAGACGTCCCTCTTGCGTGTCCTGGCAGGTCAGGTTGCGCCGACGAGTGGTTCTGTACGGCTGGGGCCGGCGGTCGTGCTCGGTTGGTATGCCCAGGAGCAGGAGAATCTGCCCGCCAAACTCACCGCGATCGAGTACATCCGACGATTGCAGCCGTACAACGAGCAACAGGCAATCAGCTTCCTTGGTTCGTTGCAGCTCGATCGGGAAGTCGGCATGACGCAGATCGGACGGCTTTCCGGCGGTGAGAAAGCACGCCTGCAGATTGCTGGTCTCATCCTTGGCGGCGCGAACTTCCTCGTGCTGGACGAACCGACGAACAATCTCGACCTCCAGGCGATCGAGGCGCTGGAAACTGCGCTCGGCGACTTTCCGGGAACCATCCTGTCGGTCTCGCACGACCGCTACTTTCTCGAACGCATCTGTACACGAACGCTCGAGTTGCGGGACGGCATCCTCACAGACTACCCAGGCAACTTCGCCTGGTATGACGAGCACCCCGAGAACGGTGTGATTTTGACGACCGCCACCGCGGTTCGATAG